CAACCGAACTGTCTCGTCTACACGTCCTCGACGGGCGTTCACGGCGATCACGGTGGGAACTGGGTCGACGAGGAGACGCCGATCGAGCCGACGACCGAGAAGACCGAGGTGCTGGCAGCGGCCGAGCGAATCGCCCTCGAGCGACCTCCCGAGTACGGCTTCGAGGGGACGGTCGCCCGGTTTGCCGGTCTCTACGGGCCGGACCGGTACCGCCTGGAGCGCTATCTCGAGGGACCGGTCACGGAGGGGTACCTGAATATGATCCATCGAGACGATGCCGCCGGCGCGATTCGATACCTCCTCGAGCACGACCTCGGTCGTAGCGATGTAGTGCAGATAGTGGACGACGAACCGGCGTCGAAGTGGGCGTTCGCGGACTGGCTGACCGAGCAGTGTGGGCAAGAACCGCCCGAAAAGCGAACGAAAGCGGAACGACTCGAGGCGGGGGATCTAACAGAGGCGGCTCGACGTCGAATCCTGACGAGCAAGCGGTGTTCGAACGCAAAATTGCGCGAACTGGGATACGAGTTCGACTACCCGACCTATCGAGATGGATACGAGTCAGCAATAGCGGCGCATCTGGAGGATTCGCCCTCGTAGGCGGTTATTACGGGCGGTTTGTGGCCGGTACAATCGAGGGGAACCTTCATGGGCGTTCAATTTGAGTGTGGGGTATGGGAACCCGGGGCGGCACACGAATCGATCCCGTGGCCGATGGTGCTAGTGGTGGCGTCGGGATGGTCAGCGAGTCCATCGAGTCGTTACGAGTGATCGACCCGCTCGTTCTCTCGCTGGGGGTCGTCGGACTCGTAGCACTCGCACTCGGTGGCTGGTGGGTTCTTCGCTGGTTCAACCGATCGCCGGGGAATCGACTGCGACGGCTCCTCACGAAGTACGACGACGTGGCGGTCGTGATGCACCCGAATCCAGATCCAGATGCGATGGCCTCGGCGATGGGCGTTGCAGCGATCGCGGAGAGCGTCGACACCGACGCGACTCTCTACTATCCAGGAGAGATCCGCCACCAGGAGAATCGAGCGTTTCGAACCATACTCGAACTCGAACTCGAGACCGTCGAGTCGGCCTCGGACATCGACTCCGAGACGGTCGTGCTGGTCGATCACAACACGCCGAGGGGATTCACTGGCGCTCAGATGGTCGAACCGCTCGTCGTCGTCGACCACCATCCTGGAAACGGTGCCGGAACCACGTTTACTGACGTACGAACGGAGTACGGCGCCGCGTCGGCAATCCTGGTCGAGTACCTAGAGGAGATAGGCGTCGACCTGGTCGATAGCGAGGACTCCGGTGGTGGCGACGTGGAGTTGACAGAGGAACTGGCGACGGGGCTGCTCTACGGCATCCTCTCGGACACGAACCACCTCACGAAGGGGTGTTCGGCGGCCGATTTCCAGGCCGCGTCGTTTCTCTTCCCGGCCATCGACGAGGATCAATTGGACCGGATCGCGAACCCACAGGTGAGCGACGACGTGCTCCAGATCAAGGCCGACGCGATCCAGAAGAAGCGCATCGAGGGATCGTTCGCCATCTGTGACGTCGGTGAGATCGGTAACGTCGACGCGATTCCCCAGGCCGCAGACGAATTGATGCACCTGGAGGGCGTGACGGCGGTCGTCGTCTACGGCGAACACGACGGCACGATCCACCTCTCCGGTCGCTCTCGAGACGACCGCGTTCACATGGGAGAAGCCCTTCGCCACGCCGTCAGCGACATTCCGATGGCGAACGCCGGGGGTCACGCACGCATGGGCGGTGGTCAGGTGTCGGTCGATCACATGAACGGCATCGGCCCCTCCGACGGCGTGAGCAAACCGGAGTTCGAAAAACGCGTCTTTTCGGCGATGGCGGGCGAGCGCTCCTGACACTGTCGCTACTGACATCGCTACTGCCTGCTCGTCGAATCGCACGACTCGAAAGTCGAGGAGAGTCGGTCTTTTACCGTCGACGCTCCAAGAGCGTGACATGGCTACCGGACCGGCGACGTGGGATTACCGCGACGACCACAACGAGGAGTTCGGGCGAACGTACTTCAGGCGCTACGGCGACGGGTTGCTCTCGAGCATCGGCCTCGGGACCTACCTCGGCGAACCGACGGACGACGTCGACAAGGGCTACGAGGCCGCCATCCTGCGAGCGCTCGAGCGAGGCTGTAACGTCCTCGACACCGCGATCAACTATCGGTGCCAGCGCAGCGAGCGCGTCGTCGGACGGGCCCTCGAGCGGACGGGTATCGACCGCGACGCGATTTTCGTCGCGACCAAGGGCGGCTTCGTCCCCTTCAACGGCGAGCGACCGGACGACCCGGGCGAGTACGTCAGGAAAACGTACGTGGAGTCCGGAATCGTCGACCGAGAGGATCTCGCCGCGGGGAGCCACTGCATCGCTCCCGACTACATCGAGGACCAGCTGGATCGGTCCCTCGAGAACCTCGACACGCACGTCGACCTCTACTACGTGCACAACCCGGAGACCCAGTTACGAGAACGGTCCCGAGAGGCCGTTTACGACCAACTCGAGGCGACGTTCGTCCGTCTCGAGGAGCGGGCCGCCGCGGGAGACCTCTCACACTACGGCGTGGCGACCTGGGAGGCGTTCCGGGTCCCGGACGATCACCCGTCGTACCTCTCTATCGGCGAAATCGTCGAGCGCGCTCGCTCTGCCGCGCGCGAAGCGGGCACGGGTGGCACGCACTTTCGGGCGATTCAGCTCCCGTTCAACGTCACGATGGCCGACGCGTTCACGGTCGCGAGTCAGCCGGGCCCGGAGGGACCACAGAGCGTCCTCCAGTTTGCCACCGAAGCCGGGCTCAACGTGTTCACGAGTGCGAGCATCGCCCAGGGCGAACTCACGAGCGACCTTCCAGAAGACGTGGCTGCGGTCCTCGAGGGTGACACGCCGGTCCAGCGGGCGATCAACTTCGCGCGGTCGGCGCCGGGGGTAACGACGTCGCTGGTCGGCACGAGCCGGCTCGAACACGTCGAGGAGAACGTCGATGCCGGTCGATTCGACCCGCTCGGCGCGTCGATGTTCGACGACCTCTTCGTCGGGCCCGGCGGCGATTCCGGCGAGCCCTAGCGAATCTCCTTCCACTCGCGCTCGCAGTCCGGACACCGCCGAATCGTGGTGATGGTGTCCGGGTCGTTCTCCGTCTTTAGCGGTTTCCCGCACTCGGCGCAGGTCACTCGCTCGTAGGTGTCTTTCTCGAGTTCCCCTTCGCGGAGCGCCTTCCGGATAGATTTCATGTTGACCTCCTACGAAGGTGGAGAAGAAAAAGACCGGTGTCTCGGAACTATTTCGATTCGAAGGTCGATAGCCGAGTGAAATCGCGACAAAGTACACTCGTACGGGCCGAAAATCGGCGAGTTACCGGCCTCGAGGCGGGCTTCGCCCAAGTCGTCGCCGTTTTTACCCTCCAGCCGAACGATTCACCGATGGAGTACACGCAGGAGCGCGTCGCCACGCTCCACCGACTGACGGATGCCCCCATCGGATTCGACGGTCTCGAGCCCGTTCTCGAGCGGACGGCTATCGTCGTGCCGATGACCGATCGGGAACAGGAGCGTCCCGCGGCGACGGGCGTCCTGTCGGCACTCGAGTCGATTCGGCCGGCGCCCGAGCGCGTAGTCGTTCCGGTCCGGGCCGACCCTGGCCGGATCGAGTCGTTTCGGGCGTGGGTCGAGTCGTTCGACCTGCCGACCCAGGTACTGTGGTGTAACGCACCCGCCGTCGAGGATCTGCTGGCGAGGAAAGGACTCGACGGCGAACTGGGGAAGGGGCGGGACGTGTGGCTCGCGCTCGGCCCGGCGATTGCTCAGGGGGAGTACGTCGTCGTCCACGACGCCGACGCGACGAGCTTTCGGGCTGATCACGTCGCCCGGTTGCTCGGGCCGCTGGCGATGGGCTACGACTTCTCGAAGGGATACTATGCGCGCGTCGAAGACGACCGACTGTACGGGCGGCTCTATCGACTCCTCTATGAGCCTCTCGTCGAGGCGCTGCGCGCCGACCACGACGACCCCGTCGTCGAGTACCTCGCCGCGTTCCGATACGCGCTGGCGGGCGAGTTCGCGATGACGGCTGATCTCGCTAGCCGACTCCGGCCGCCCCGGGCGTGGGGGCTCGAGGTGGCGACCCTCGGCGACGCGTTCGAGCACGCTGGCTTCGAGGGATCCGCACAGGTCGACCTCGGTATCCACCGACACGACCACCGAACCGTCGACGGCGACGCCGGCCTCGAGGGGATGAGTCGAGACGTCGCCTCCGCTGTTCTTCGCGTGCTCGAGGCCAACGACGTCGACATCGACTACGGAATCTTGACGACACGTTACCGCACGGCAGCCGACCGACTGATCGACCAGTACCGGGCCGACGCGGCGTTCAACGGCCTCTCGTACGATCGAGACGGGGAGCGAGAGCAGGTAACGCGCTACGCGAGGTCGCTCACCCCACCCGAAGGGGAACGACGACTCCCGTCCTGGACGGCGGCGCCCGTCGATCCGGACGCGCTCGTCCAGGCGGCGACGCCGTGGACGCCTTCGGCCGCCTCGCTCGAGTCGAGCACGCAAGACTAATCACCGTTTCGTCCGTTGCAGGAGCTATGGGGACCGTACCCGATCAGCGGACGAGCGACGAACTCGCCGGGATCGTCGACCTCTTCGGTGGGCTCACTCGGGCGGAACTCGAGCGCGCCCTCTCGGAGGTCGCGTTCCGCGCGGACGGCCAGTCGGTCGACGAGGACGCTGCGGCGGGAGCGATCGAGGCGTCGCTGGACGCGTTCGCGCTGGTTCGCTACGAACCCCGTGGTAACGGTCACGCCACCGACGGAGGCGACGAGAGCGGTGACGGCGACAACGACGGTGACGCACTCTTCGTCCCCGGCCCGACCGCGTTCCCTCGCACCCCCGAGCACGCGGAGGACCTCCCGCACATCCTGGACGTGTCGCCGCGCGACCCCGACCAGGACGCGGTCGGGGAGGCCGCTCGGGATCGGTTTCTGGCGGACGTCGAGGCGGTGCTCGAGGGTGAGGGCGGGCGAGGCGACGGTCCCGAGTACGTGAACGAGGGCGACGACGAGACCGAGAACGTAGACGAGGGTAACGACGAAACCGAGAACGTGGACGAGACGGCCATCGAAGACCTGATCGATCTGAGCTACGACCTTGAGGCGTGGGCTCCCCTCAACCTGGTGGCCGAACGAACCAGACTCGTCGAGGCGCTCGAGGACGCCTGACCGAGGATCAGTATGACGACTCGACGGTTCACACTCGAAGCGGTCGCCGATTTTCAGCCGACCGAGATCGACGACCAGTCGTACGACGCCGCTGTGCTCGCCCCTGTGATCGACCGCGACGGCGAGGACTACCTGCTCTTTACGCGCCGGGCCGATCACCTCGGGGAACACCCTGGCCAGATGAGTTTTCCCGGCGGCGGCAGGGAGCCCCAGGACGACTCGATCCTCGAGACAGCCCTCCGGGAGGCCGACGAGGAAATCGGTCTCGAGCCGTCGGCGGTTGACGTGGTCGGCCAGCTAGACGACATTCGGACGATCACGGAGTACGCCGTGACGCCGTTCGTCGGGCGGATTCCGGATCGATCGTACGACCCGGACGAGCGTGAAGTCGCCGAGATCGTGGTCCTGCCGCTCTCGGGGTTTCTCGACCCGGACAACTACGAGTACGACAGACGCGATCACCCCTACTACGGCGACATCGTCATCCACTACTTTCACGTCGACGGTTACACCGTCTGGGGGGCGACCGGACGCATTCTCGTCCAGTTGCTCGAGCTGTCGACGCCGTTCGAGGCGCCTGAGCGTGTCGAACGCTCGCAGTACTGACGACCCGCCGTGGTAGGTCGTGGTAGGCCGTGGTAGGCCGTGGTAGGTGCCAGAAGACCCGTATCTGCCGACTCACCGAACGATCGTTACGGGGACCGGCGACCGACGAGCGACCGTCTCCGCGACGCTCCCCAGGAGGATACGACTCGCACCCCGCCGACCGTGGCTTCCAATGACGATCTGATCGACCGGGTTCTCCTCGGCGTAGTCGATGATCGAGCGCGCGATACGACCGACGACGAGTTCGGTCTCACAGTCGACCCCGCGGTCGGCTGCCTTCTCGGCGACGTTCTCGAGTAGTGTCTCGGCGCGTTCCGTACTCTGTCGGTGAATCTCCTCGTAGTTGATCATCGCACCGCCCTCGAGACCCGGCGCCCCGTAGAGGTCGGCCGGGTCGATGACGTGGAGTCCGACGATGGTCGCGTCCGGGTGCTTCTCGAACGCGAACT
This region of Natronosalvus halobius genomic DNA includes:
- a CDS encoding SDR family oxidoreductase is translated as MRVAILGCGYVGLELGRQLEDRGHEAIGVRRSADGLAAIENAGFEAVQADVTDPSALEDLPDADAIVFAASSGGRGADAARKVYVEGLETAIRAFGERDRQPNCLVYTSSTGVHGDHGGNWVDEETPIEPTTEKTEVLAAAERIALERPPEYGFEGTVARFAGLYGPDRYRLERYLEGPVTEGYLNMIHRDDAAGAIRYLLEHDLGRSDVVQIVDDEPASKWAFADWLTEQCGQEPPEKRTKAERLEAGDLTEAARRRILTSKRCSNAKLRELGYEFDYPTYRDGYESAIAAHLEDSPS
- a CDS encoding HVO_0758 family zinc finger protein, with protein sequence MKSIRKALREGELEKDTYERVTCAECGKPLKTENDPDTITTIRRCPDCEREWKEIR
- a CDS encoding aldo/keto reductase, with product MATGPATWDYRDDHNEEFGRTYFRRYGDGLLSSIGLGTYLGEPTDDVDKGYEAAILRALERGCNVLDTAINYRCQRSERVVGRALERTGIDRDAIFVATKGGFVPFNGERPDDPGEYVRKTYVESGIVDREDLAAGSHCIAPDYIEDQLDRSLENLDTHVDLYYVHNPETQLRERSREAVYDQLEATFVRLEERAAAGDLSHYGVATWEAFRVPDDHPSYLSIGEIVERARSAAREAGTGGTHFRAIQLPFNVTMADAFTVASQPGPEGPQSVLQFATEAGLNVFTSASIAQGELTSDLPEDVAAVLEGDTPVQRAINFARSAPGVTTSLVGTSRLEHVEENVDAGRFDPLGASMFDDLFVGPGGDSGEP
- a CDS encoding NUDIX hydrolase, coding for MTTRRFTLEAVADFQPTEIDDQSYDAAVLAPVIDRDGEDYLLFTRRADHLGEHPGQMSFPGGGREPQDDSILETALREADEEIGLEPSAVDVVGQLDDIRTITEYAVTPFVGRIPDRSYDPDEREVAEIVVLPLSGFLDPDNYEYDRRDHPYYGDIVIHYFHVDGYTVWGATGRILVQLLELSTPFEAPERVERSQY
- a CDS encoding universal stress protein, with translation MRDRILVPVDGSDRAADALEFAFEKHPDATIVGLHVIDPADLYGAPGLEGGAMINYEEIHRQSTERAETLLENVAEKAADRGVDCETELVVGRIARSIIDYAEENPVDQIVIGSHGRRGASRILLGSVAETVARRSPVPVTIVR
- a CDS encoding glycosyl transferase family 2 translates to MEYTQERVATLHRLTDAPIGFDGLEPVLERTAIVVPMTDREQERPAATGVLSALESIRPAPERVVVPVRADPGRIESFRAWVESFDLPTQVLWCNAPAVEDLLARKGLDGELGKGRDVWLALGPAIAQGEYVVVHDADATSFRADHVARLLGPLAMGYDFSKGYYARVEDDRLYGRLYRLLYEPLVEALRADHDDPVVEYLAAFRYALAGEFAMTADLASRLRPPRAWGLEVATLGDAFEHAGFEGSAQVDLGIHRHDHRTVDGDAGLEGMSRDVASAVLRVLEANDVDIDYGILTTRYRTAADRLIDQYRADAAFNGLSYDRDGEREQVTRYARSLTPPEGERRLPSWTAAPVDPDALVQAATPWTPSAASLESSTQD
- a CDS encoding DUF7109 family protein, whose product is MGTVPDQRTSDELAGIVDLFGGLTRAELERALSEVAFRADGQSVDEDAAAGAIEASLDAFALVRYEPRGNGHATDGGDESGDGDNDGDALFVPGPTAFPRTPEHAEDLPHILDVSPRDPDQDAVGEAARDRFLADVEAVLEGEGGRGDGPEYVNEGDDETENVDEGNDETENVDETAIEDLIDLSYDLEAWAPLNLVAERTRLVEALEDA
- a CDS encoding DHH family phosphoesterase, which codes for MVSESIESLRVIDPLVLSLGVVGLVALALGGWWVLRWFNRSPGNRLRRLLTKYDDVAVVMHPNPDPDAMASAMGVAAIAESVDTDATLYYPGEIRHQENRAFRTILELELETVESASDIDSETVVLVDHNTPRGFTGAQMVEPLVVVDHHPGNGAGTTFTDVRTEYGAASAILVEYLEEIGVDLVDSEDSGGGDVELTEELATGLLYGILSDTNHLTKGCSAADFQAASFLFPAIDEDQLDRIANPQVSDDVLQIKADAIQKKRIEGSFAICDVGEIGNVDAIPQAADELMHLEGVTAVVVYGEHDGTIHLSGRSRDDRVHMGEALRHAVSDIPMANAGGHARMGGGQVSVDHMNGIGPSDGVSKPEFEKRVFSAMAGERS